GGTCTGGCCGTCGCGCGCCACGCGTGCGCCGTCATAGACCATGTCCCAGTTCTGCAGGTCAGAAGAAACCTCGATACAGAAGCCCGCCCAGCCATCCTGCTCGGCGATGCCGGTGTCGATGCTGGCGAGGTTGGCCAGCATCGGCCGCGGCAGCGTATAGACGCCGCCCTCGCCCGCCTTCGCGTCGATCCAGGCCGGCTCTTCCTTGGGCTTTGGCCGCGCGACGGCCAGTTGCGGGCCGGCGGCGAAGGCGTGCTGCCGGCTGCCGTTGCGGAGCCCGGTGAGCAGGCCGGTGGCGGGATCGAAGGTGGCGCTGACCGGCCCCGCCTGCAGTCGCAGCGCGGCGCCATCCTTGACGATGCGCGGCTCGCCCACGGCCGCTGCCGGCGCGGCCGCCGGCTTCTCCGCGGTCGGCCAGACCCAGCTCCACAGCACCGCCTCGCCGCGCCGCGCGGTGAGACGGAGCGCATCGGCGCGCTTGCCCGCAGCCAATGGCGGCACGCTCAGCGTGCCGCTCGCATGCGGCGCCACCGGCGGCCCCGCCAGGTCGCCCGCGGCAATGATCCCCGGGTTGGTGGTGACGCTGGTGGGCGCGGCGAAATCGATCCACTCGTAGCAAAAGCGCACCTGATCGAGCGCGGTGAAGTCATAATCGTTGCGCACGTCGAGGCGGCCGTCGAAACCGGCACCGAGGCTGGGCGTGACGAGCTGGACGGGGGACCAGATGGCCTTGACGGTGAACCAGCTCGGCTCCTTCTCCATATGCGGCCCGACGATACCGTCGGGCGCATAGGCGGCATAGGTGTCGATCCGCCCGCCCTGGTCGGTCCGGACGATGCCCTCGTCCGCATAATTCCACAGGAAGCCGCCGGCCCCGCGCGGCGAGGCGGCGATCGCGCGCCAATAATCGTCGAGCCCCGATCCGATGCCGCCATCGAACAGGCCGTGGAGGAACTCGGTTGGCATCACCAGCATCGGCCCCGCCAGCCGGCGCTGGAGATCGGGATAGCGCGGATAATGCTTCGTATCGATGCCGCCGAACGCCTCCCACGGGTGCAGCACGCGGCGGCGCTGCGGATCGTAGAGCGCGAAATCGCCGTCCAGATCGCGGTTCCAGCCGCCCTCGTTGCCGTTGGTCCACAACAGGATGCTGGGATGGTTGACGTCCCGCTCGACCAGTTCGCGGATCAGCTTGCGGCCGACCTCGGTATCGTGCGCGTGCTGCCAGCCGCTGAGTTCGTCGATGACATAGAGGCCGAGTTCGTCCGCCGCCTCGAGGAAGGATTCTTCCGGCGAATAATGCGACATGCGCACCGCGTTCATGTTGAGCGCGCGGAGGCTGCGGACGTCGGCATAGGCGTCGGCGCGCGAGATTGCGCGGCCGGTTTCGGGCCGGAAGCTGTGGCGGTTGACGCCCTTCAGCAGGATACGCTGGCCATTGAGGAACAGGCCGATGCCGTCGCGCACCTCGAAGGTGCGAAAGCCGAAGCGGCGGGTGACATGATGTACCGCCGTCTCGCCCTCGAACAGGGTGACGTCGAGGGTGTAGAGGTGCGGCGTTTCGGCGGTCCACAGCGCCGGCCGGTCGACCTGCCCCTGCAGTCGCACCGCGCCGGCGCCGCCGGCGGGGATGATCGTCTCGAACGGCCGCCCGACCGGCTTGCCGTCCGCCCCCAGCACCTGCCCGACGACGCGGGTGACGGTGCGGGGTGCTGCGAGCGCCACATCGGCGCCGACCACGCCGTTCGCCTGCGCGTCGATCGCGACATGGGCGATCGACTGCGCCGGCGCCGCTTCCAGCCAGACCGGGCGGTAGATGCCGCCGAACACCCAATAATCGCCATGCCGCTCGGCAATGTCGGTGTCGCGCGCGGCGGAGGCTTCGCTCACCTCGACCTCCAGCCGGTTCTCCGCGCCGGGCTTCACCAGCGCGGTCACGTCATGGCTGAAGCGATTGAAGCCGCCCTGGTGGATCGGCCCCGCGGGCACGCCGTTCACCTTGACCAGCGCGTCGGTCATCACGCCGTCGAAGACGATCCGGATCGTGCGCCCCTTCCACGCCGCAGGCACCGTGAAGCTGCGGCTGTAGACCGCGCGGTCGCTGGCGCGCGGACCCTTGTCATAGCCATATTGATAATGGCCGAAGCCCTGCTGCTGCCAGTTGGAGGGCACCGGGATCGTGCCCGGCCGCCCGGCTTTCCGTCCGCCGTCGATCACGAAATCCCAGGGCACCGCATCGTCGGGGCCCTGACCCGACAGCATCTGCCGTTCCGTTGCGGGCGCCTCGGCATGGCCGAGCGCGGGCAGCGACACCGCTGCGAAGAGCGCGGCCGCCGGCATCCGGAAGATGCGCGTCTTGCCCAACGGCCGCTGGCGGCATGCCTTCATCCTCATCCCTCTGTCAGCGTGGCGACATTGATCACCATCATGCGGAATATAATTCCATATTATGCCAGTGCTACCGTGCGACAATATACGGGTCCAGCCATTTTTCTCGTGCACGATCAGCCGGAGATTCGCCGATCGCCGCGTCGAGCGCACATCGTATCCGAGTTTCCGGCCCTGCGGGTTGATCCGGATGCGATCCGAAGCGTTGTCCCCCGCTCTTGCCGTATCGAGGAGCATATAGTCGATGTTCACTGCCGCAGTCGTCCCCGCACCAACGGCCCGGGTGGATGCCGCGCGCCAGTTCCAGGCGATGGTGGACGAAAGCGTGGCATGGCTGGGCGACAATTGGCTGCGCATCCTGATCGCCCTTGGCGCCGCCGCGCTCATCGTGCTGCTGCTGCGCGCCGCGCGCGGCTGGAGCGCGCGACTGTGCGACCGGCGGGAAAGCGGCAATGGCTGGCTGCGCATCGCCGGCGCCACGATCGGGCGCACGACCAATTTCTTCATCGTGATGGCCGCGGCGCGGCTCGTCGCCGGCTATGCCGCCCTGCCGCCGCTGCTCGACCGCACGATCGGCTTCCTGTTCACCCTCGCGGCGGCCTTTCAGGCGGCGATCTGGGCACGCGAGTTCATTCTGGGCGCGATCGAGCGCCGCACGCGGTCCGACGCCTATCATGGCGAGGCCTTGCTCAACGCGATGGGGCTGATCCGCCTGCTGATCAGCTGCGTCGTCTTCGCGATCGCGCTGGTGGTCGTGCTCGACAATCTCGGCGTCAACGTCACCGGCCTCGTCGCGGGTCTCGGTGTCGGCGGCATCGCGATCGGCCTCGCCGCGCAGGGCATCTTCGCCGATCTGTTCGCGGCACTGGCGATCATCTTCGATCGCCCCTTCCGCCGCGGCGACAACATCCAGTTCGGCACCAGCAGCGGCACGATCGAGGAGATCGGCCTGAAATCCACCCGCATCCGCGCGTTCAGCGGCGAGGAGCGGATCATCTCCAACAAGTCGCTGCTCGACAAGGAGATTCTCAACACCACGCGGCGCAACCATATCCGGGTCGCGATGCCGATGCTGATTTCCTATCGTACGCCGACCGCGCAACTCGAGAAACTGCCGGCGATGGTCAGCGAGATCGTGACCGAACAGGGCGCGACCGCGGCGCGCTCGGGCTTCGGCGGCCTGCGCGACAGCGCGATCGGTTTCGAACTGGAGGTCGATTTCCCGGGCACCGATTGGGGCGCCGCGCATGCCGGCCGCGACAGGATCGTCGTCGCGCTGCTCCGCCGTTTCGAAGAGGATGGCATAGAGATCGGGCTGCCCGCGCAGACCAGCTACATCGCCGGGCTGCCCGAGGCGCCCGCGGTTGCGCTGCGCACCGCCAAGGGCGCGACCAATGGAAATCTCGCAAAGCATCACGGTTGAACGCGATCGCGGGATGCCGCAGGGAAAAGCGGATCCATGGTGGAGGCAATGTTGGTTCAGATTGTCGAGACGGTAGCGTTTGACGACCAGAAGCCGGGCACGTCGGGCCTGCGCAAGAAAGTCCGCGTGTTCCAGCAGCCGAACTATGCCGAGAATTTCGTGCAGTCGGTGTTCGACTCGCTCGAAGGCTATGCCGGCGATACGCTGGTGGTCGGCGGCGACGGGCGCTTCCTCAACCGCGAGGTGATCCAGGTCGTGCTGCGCATGGCCGCGGCCAACGGCTTCGGCCGCGTGATCGTCGGCCAGGGCGGCATTCTTTCGACCCCGGCGGCGAGCCATGTGATCCGGAAATATGGCGCCTTCGGCGGCCTCGTCCTGTCCGCCAGCCACAATCCCGGCGGGCCGGACGAGGATTTCGGGATCAAATATAATATCGGCAATGGCGGCCCCGCGCCGGAGAGCGTGACCGATGCGATCCATGCGCGCTCGCTGACCATCACCCGCTACAAGACGCTCGAGACGCCCGACATCGATCTCGACGCGATCGGCACGCACGACGTCGCCGGCATGGCGGTGGAAGTGATCGATCCGGTCGCCGACTATGCCGAACTGATGGAGACGCTGTTCGACTTCGCCGCGATCCGCGCGCTGCTCGGCACCGGCTTCACGATCAGCTTCGACGCGATGAGCGCCGTTACCGGCCCCTATGCGACCGAAATCTTCGAGCGCCGGCTGGGCGCGCCCGCCGGCACCGTCGTCAACGGCACCCCCCTGCCCGACTTCGGGCACCATCATCCCGACCCCAACCTCGTCCACGCCAAGGATCTCTACGATCGGCTGATGCAGGCGGACGGTCCCGATTTCGGCGCCGCCTCGGATGGGGACGGCGATCGCAACCTGATCATCGGCAAGCAGCGTTATGTGACGCCGTCGGACTCGCTGGCGGTGCTCGCCGCGAACGCGCATCTGGCGCCGGGCTATGCCTCCGGCCTCGCCGGCATCGCGCGCTCGATGCCGACGAGCGGCGCCGCCGACCGCGTCGCCGCCGCGCTCGGCATCCCGCTCTACGAGACCCCGACCGGCTGGAAATTCTTCGGCAACCTGCTCGATGCCGGCCTCGCGACGATCTGCGGCGAGGAAAGCGCCGGCACCGGATCCAGCCATGTCCGCGAGAAGGACGGGATCTGGGCGGTGCTGCTGTGGCTCAACATCCTCGCGGCGCGGCGGGAATCGGTCGCGGCGATCATGGCGGACCATTGGGCGCGCTACGGCCGCAACTATTACGCCCGGCACGACTATGAGGCGATCGCCACCGACCGGGCCAACGCGCTGATGGCGAAGCTGCGCGACAGTCTGGCGACGCTGGCCGGCACCGAAACGCCTGCGGGCGCGGTGCAGGCTGCCGACGATTTCAGCTATACCGACCCTACCGACGGATCGGTGAGCGCGAAGCAGGGCGTGCGCATCCTGTTCGCCGAAGGCTCGCGCCTCGTCTTCCGCCTGTCGGGCACGGGAACGCAGGGCGCGACGTTGCGGCTCTATATCGAGCGTTACGAGCCGGCGGGTGGCGATCTCGGGCTCGAGCCGGGCGACGCGCTGGCGCCGCTGATCGCTGCGGCGGAGCAGCTAGCATCGATCCGCGAATTCACCGGCATGGACGAGCCCAGCGTCATCACCTGACCGGAAAGAAAGAGGGCCGCCTCCTTTCCGGAAGCGGCCCTTGTTCCTGTTCAGGCCACGCGCTTACAGCACATATTTGCTGAGATCGGTGTTCCGCGCGATCGCGCCGAGTTGCGTTTCGACATAGGAACGGTCCACGACCACCTTCGAACCGCGGCGGTCCTCCGCCTCGAAGCTGACTTCCTCCAGCAATTTTTCCATGACCGTCGCCAGGCGGCGGGCGCCGATATTCTCGACCTCGCCATTCACCTCGGCGGCGATACGCGCGATCGCGGCGATGCCATCGTCGGTGAACTCGACCTCGACGCCCTCGGTGCCGATCAGCGCGCGATACTGCTCGGTCAGCGACGCGCGCGTGTCCTGCAGGATGCGGACGAAGTCGGCTTCGGTCAGCGCCTTCAGCTCGACCCGGATCGGCAGGCGGCCCTGCAGTTCGGGCAGAAGATCGCTGGGCTTGGCGACGTGGAACGCGCCCGAGGCGATGAACAGCACATGGTCCGTCTTCATCGGCCCATATTTGGTCGCCACCGTCGTGCCCTCGATCAGCGGCAGCAGATCGCGCTGCACGCCTTCGCGGCTCACCGAACCGCCGCGCACGTCGCTGACCGCGATCTTGTCGATCTCGTCGAGGAAGACGATGCCGTTCGCCTCGGCGTCGGCAAGCGCGACACGGCTCACCTCATCCTCGTCGAGCCGCTTGTCGGCCTCTTCCTCCACCAGCTTCGCCCAAGCGGCGGAAACCGGCATCTTGCGCCGCTTCGCCTTGCCGCCGGTCAGCTTGCCCATCATGTCCGACAGGTTGATCATGCCGACCTGCCCGCCCATGCCCGGGATCTCGAACGGCGCGCCGCCACTGTCGGAGACCTCGATCTCGATCTCCTTCTCGTCGAGATGACCGTCCTCGAAGCGCTGGCGGAAGGCGGTGCGCGTCGCCTCGCTGGCATCCTTGCCGACGAGCGCGTCGAGCAGGCGCGCCATCGCCGCCTCTTCGGCCTTGTCCTTCACCGCCAGCCGGCGGCGTTCCTTCTCGAGCCGCACCGCTTCCTCGACCAGATCGCGCGCGATCTGCTCCACATCGCGGCCGACATAGCCGACCTCGGTGAACTTGGTGGCTTCGACCTTGACGAACGGCGCATCGGCCAGCCGCGCCAGGCGGCGGCTGATCTCGGTCTTGCCGCAGCCGGTGGGCCCGATCATCAGGATGTTCTTGGGGCTCACCTCGTCGCGCAGTTCGGGCGCCAACTTCTGGCGCCGCCAGCGGTTGCGCATAGCCACAGCGACCGCGCGCTTGGCATCCTGCTGGCCGACAATATGCGCATCGAGCGCAGCGACAATGGCTTTGGGGGTAAGATCGTCGTTCATCTTTTCGTCTTTCTCCCCTTCCGCCTGGCGGAAGGGGCCCGGATGGGGAATGTCGGGAGCCGCCGTGCGGGACGGAATCAGGCCGCGGCGTCGAGGGTTTCGAGCGTGAGCTGGTCGTTGGTGTAGACGCACAGGTCGGCGGCGATCTTCATCGCCTTGCGGCAGATCGTCTCGGCATCGCTTTCATATTCGTTGAGCCCGCGCGCGCCAGCCAGCGCGAAATTGCCGCCCGATCCGATCGCGGCGATGCCCTCGACGGGTTCGAGCACGTCGCCATTGCCGGTAAGGATCAAGGTCACATCCTTGTCGGCGACGATCATCATCGCTTCGAGGTTGCGGAGATATTTGTCCGTCCGCCAGTCCTTGGCGAGTTCGACCGCGGCGCGCAGCAGCTGGCCATGATGCTGCTCCAGCTTGCGCTCCAGCCGCTCGAACAAGGTGAAGGCATCCGCAGTCGCGCCGGCGAAACCGCCGATCACGCTGCCGTCATGCAGCCGTCGAACCTTGCGCGCATTGGGTTTCATCACGGTCTGTCCCATCGAGACCTGACCGTCGCCCACCACCACGACCTTGCCGCCCTTGCGGACCGAGAGGATCGTGGTGCCGTGCCATTTGGGTAATTCGCTCATTGCCGTCCCGCTCGTGGTAGGTGGGGCGCGATATGGGAAGCGTGCCGCCGTCCCGCAATCGCACACCGCGGAGAGACGCGGGCTCAGCCCCGCGCGGTGCGGAACGCGGCGAGCCCGCCGGCGAGATCGGCGATCAGGTCGTCCGCATCCTCCAGCCCGACATGCAGCCGCACCAGTAGCCCCGCGCCCTCCCATTTCGCGGCGGTGCGCACGGGATCGGCGGGCACCGCCAGGCTCTCGAACCCGCCCCAGCTATAGCCGATGCCGAACAGCTCCAGCGCATCGATCAGCGCCGCGCGCTCGGTCTCGTCGCCGCCGTCGAGCTCGAACGCGAACAGCCCCGACGCCCCCTTGAAGTCGCGCACCCACAGTTCGTGGCCCAGGCAGTCGGGCAGCGCGGGGTGAAGCACACGCGTCACCTCGGGCTGCTCCGCCAGCCAGCGCGCGACCTTCAGCCCATTGTCGTGATGCCGCGCCAGCCGCACATCCATCGTGCGCAGCCCGCGCGCGCCGAGATAGGCATCGTCGGGGCTGACGCACTGGCCGAAGCCATAGGTGGTCGCGCGCAGATTTTCCCAACGGTCGGGTGCCGCCGTCACCGAGCCCAGCATCACGTCGCTGTGGCCGACGACATATTTGGTGCAGGCGAGGATGGTGAGGTCGATGCCATGCGCCATCGCCGGGAAGAACAGCGGCGTCGCCCAGGTGTTGTCGAGCAATGTCACCAGCCCGCGCGCTTTCGCCGCGGCGACGATCGCCGGCACATCCTGCACCTCGAAGGTCAGGCTGCCGGGGCTCTCCATGAACACCGCGCGGGTGCGCTCGCCGATCAGTTCGGCGATGCCCGCGCCGATCGTCGGATCATAATAGCGTGTGGTGATGCCGAACGTCTTGAGCTGCCTGGCGCAGAAGGCGCGGGTCGGGCCATAGGTGCTGTCGACCATCAGCAGTTCGTCGCCGGGCGCGAGCACGCTGAGCAGCGCCATCGTCACCGCCGCCACGCCCGACGGGTAGAGCAAGGTGCCGGCAGCGCCGGGCTCGAGCTGCGTCAGCGCGTCCGCCAGCGACCATTGCGTCGGCGTGCCGCGCCGGCCGTAATAGAGGCGGTGGTGGGTATCGTCGCCCACCGCGCCCATCGCGGCCATATCCTCGTAGAGGATCGTCGAGGCGCGCCACACCGGCACATTGACGATCCCCTGCGTCCACTCGCTGCGGCGCCCCGCCCCTACCAGTTGCGTGGGCAGGCGACGCTTCGCATCATTGCCGTCGGTCATGCAGCGCCGGTCGCCTTCGGCGTCGCGGGGTCGGCACCCCATTCGGACCAGCTACCGTCATAAAGGCCGACATCGGTCTTGCCGAGCAGATGCGCGCCGAACAGCACGACCGCGGCGGTGATGCCGCTGCCGCACGTGGTGATCATCGGCTTGTCGAGGTTCACGCCCGCGTCGGTGAAGGCGGCGCGCAGCGCGTCGCCCTGCTTCCAGGTGCCGTCGGCGTTGAACAGCCGGCTGTAGGGCAGGTTCTTGGAGCCCGGGATGTGGCCGGAGGCGACGTCCGCGCGCGTTTCCGGCTCCTCGCCGGTGAAGCGGCTGGAACTGCGAGCGTCGACCACCTCGTTCACCTCATGGCCGAGATTGGCGAGCAGATCCGCCTTGGTGCGCGCCGCCGTCTCGTCCTGCCAGACCGTGAAGTGGCGATGGCGGACCGACGGCTTGCCGCTTTCCAGCGCGCGCCCTTCGGCCTTCCACTTCGGGAGGCCACCATCGAGGATGGCGACATCGTGCGAACCGAAGATCTTGAGCATCCACCAGGCGCGCGCCGCGGTTTTCCAGGGGCTGTTGTCGTAGACGACGATGCGGCTGCCGTCGCCCAGCCCCAGCGCCTGCATGCGGCTGGCGAACTTCTCGGCCGGCGGCAGCATCGAAGGCAGCGGATCGTTGGTATCGCGCAGTTCCGCGAGGTTGAAATAGACCGCGCCCGGAATATGCTCCGCCTCGAATTCGGCGGCGGGATCGCGGCCGGCCTCCGGCAGCACGAGGGTCGCATCGACGATCCTGAGGTCCGGCGCCCCGATCTCTCCGGCAAGCCATTCGGTGGAAACAAGCGCGTCCATCTTCATCTCCCTGCGGCCTTTGTCGCCGATCTAGTCGGTGGCCGAATTGAGGGAAAGGGTCTTAAGTCCTATAGGGGCATTCATGCAGACCACCCATCTCGGGCAGACGTCGATGCTTCCGCACAGCCCGGAAGCCGCGACGCTCGACTATGTCCCCAATCCGCGGCCCGGCCGCCCCTATCTGGTGCGCTTCACCGCACCCGAATTCACCTCGCTGTGCCCGGTCACCGGCCAGCCCGATTTCGCGCATCTCGTGATCGACTATGCCCCGGCTGAAACGATCGTCGAATCGAAGTCGCTCAAGCTGTTCCTCGGCGCGTTCCGCAATCATGCGGCGTTCCACGAGGATTGCACCGTCGGCATCGGCGAGCGGCTGTTCACCGAGATGAAGCCGGTCTGGCTGCGCATCGGCGGCTATTGGTATCCGCGCGGCGGCATTCCGATCGACGTGTTCTGGCAATCGGGCGCGCCGCCGCAGGGGATGTGGCTGCCGCCGCAGGACGTGCCGGGCTATCGCGGCCGGGGCTGATCCCTCGGCCGCCGATCACCATCTTTCGACCAGTGGCGTTGCCGCGGTGCGGCGCAACCGCTATCTCCGCGTCGACACAGACAAGGGACGCAGATGCCGCTCATTCTCGATATTCTCCAGTATCTGATCAACATCGTCTGGTGGATCATCGTCATCCAGGCGATCCTGTCATGGCTGGTCGCCTTCAACGTGATCAACACCAGCAACGACTTCATCCGCCAGTTGCTCTACGCGCTGGATCGGCTGACCGAGCCGCTCTACCGCCCGATCCGGCGGATCTTGCCGGATCTGGGCGCGCTCGACCTGTCGCCGCTGGTCGTGCTGATCATTCTTGCGATCCTCAGCATGGCGATCAACCGCGCCTACTTCATGCTATGACGTCGACGGCGTCGATCATCGACGGCAAGGCCTTCGCGCTCGGGCTGCGCGCGCGCATCGCCGAACTGACCGCGGATTTCGCAGCGGAAGCAGGCCGCGCGCCCGGCCTTGCGGTGGTGCTGGTCGGCGAGGATCCGGCGAGCGCGGTCTATGTGCGGTCCAAGCACAAGGCCTGCGTGGAAGCAGGGATGGCGAGCTTCGAGCATCGCCTTCCGGCAGACACGTCGCAGGTCGAACTTCTCGCGC
The window above is part of the Sphingomonas sanxanigenens DSM 19645 = NX02 genome. Proteins encoded here:
- a CDS encoding glycoside hydrolase family 2, with the protein product MKACRQRPLGKTRIFRMPAAALFAAVSLPALGHAEAPATERQMLSGQGPDDAVPWDFVIDGGRKAGRPGTIPVPSNWQQQGFGHYQYGYDKGPRASDRAVYSRSFTVPAAWKGRTIRIVFDGVMTDALVKVNGVPAGPIHQGGFNRFSHDVTALVKPGAENRLEVEVSEASAARDTDIAERHGDYWVFGGIYRPVWLEAAPAQSIAHVAIDAQANGVVGADVALAAPRTVTRVVGQVLGADGKPVGRPFETIIPAGGAGAVRLQGQVDRPALWTAETPHLYTLDVTLFEGETAVHHVTRRFGFRTFEVRDGIGLFLNGQRILLKGVNRHSFRPETGRAISRADAYADVRSLRALNMNAVRMSHYSPEESFLEAADELGLYVIDELSGWQHAHDTEVGRKLIRELVERDVNHPSILLWTNGNEGGWNRDLDGDFALYDPQRRRVLHPWEAFGGIDTKHYPRYPDLQRRLAGPMLVMPTEFLHGLFDGGIGSGLDDYWRAIAASPRGAGGFLWNYADEGIVRTDQGGRIDTYAAYAPDGIVGPHMEKEPSWFTVKAIWSPVQLVTPSLGAGFDGRLDVRNDYDFTALDQVRFCYEWIDFAAPTSVTTNPGIIAAGDLAGPPVAPHASGTLSVPPLAAGKRADALRLTARRGEAVLWSWVWPTAEKPAAAPAAAVGEPRIVKDGAALRLQAGPVSATFDPATGLLTGLRNGSRQHAFAAGPQLAVARPKPKEEPAWIDAKAGEGGVYTLPRPMLANLASIDTGIAEQDGWAGFCIEVSSDLQNWDMVYDGARVARDGQTYAFAPRMLRAVRLTNIAGVRAAPTIRSVRLAGDGERFALPEAAAMPAISSGTGRDPVTGRAIAWIEARHSGGLDSARWTMAADGRLTLDYRYRLTGRFLYHGIGFDRTGGGIRTARALVRGPSPVWQNRLRGPVLGVYDIAGAEPSGVPDASHAGYFADPRWVRLGADGGTLTIANEGAPYLQLGARLADFPTTTVDFPASDFGFLHAIPAMGAKGQAAELTGPAGEPAEAAGDYAGRLTIQF
- a CDS encoding mechanosensitive ion channel family protein, which codes for MFTAAVVPAPTARVDAARQFQAMVDESVAWLGDNWLRILIALGAAALIVLLLRAARGWSARLCDRRESGNGWLRIAGATIGRTTNFFIVMAAARLVAGYAALPPLLDRTIGFLFTLAAAFQAAIWAREFILGAIERRTRSDAYHGEALLNAMGLIRLLISCVVFAIALVVVLDNLGVNVTGLVAGLGVGGIAIGLAAQGIFADLFAALAIIFDRPFRRGDNIQFGTSSGTIEEIGLKSTRIRAFSGEERIISNKSLLDKEILNTTRRNHIRVAMPMLISYRTPTAQLEKLPAMVSEIVTEQGATAARSGFGGLRDSAIGFELEVDFPGTDWGAAHAGRDRIVVALLRRFEEDGIEIGLPAQTSYIAGLPEAPAVALRTAKGATNGNLAKHHG
- a CDS encoding alpha-D-glucose phosphate-specific phosphoglucomutase, with amino-acid sequence MVQIVETVAFDDQKPGTSGLRKKVRVFQQPNYAENFVQSVFDSLEGYAGDTLVVGGDGRFLNREVIQVVLRMAAANGFGRVIVGQGGILSTPAASHVIRKYGAFGGLVLSASHNPGGPDEDFGIKYNIGNGGPAPESVTDAIHARSLTITRYKTLETPDIDLDAIGTHDVAGMAVEVIDPVADYAELMETLFDFAAIRALLGTGFTISFDAMSAVTGPYATEIFERRLGAPAGTVVNGTPLPDFGHHHPDPNLVHAKDLYDRLMQADGPDFGAASDGDGDRNLIIGKQRYVTPSDSLAVLAANAHLAPGYASGLAGIARSMPTSGAADRVAAALGIPLYETPTGWKFFGNLLDAGLATICGEESAGTGSSHVREKDGIWAVLLWLNILAARRESVAAIMADHWARYGRNYYARHDYEAIATDRANALMAKLRDSLATLAGTETPAGAVQAADDFSYTDPTDGSVSAKQGVRILFAEGSRLVFRLSGTGTQGATLRLYIERYEPAGGDLGLEPGDALAPLIAAAEQLASIREFTGMDEPSVIT
- the hslU gene encoding ATP-dependent protease ATPase subunit HslU, with translation MNDDLTPKAIVAALDAHIVGQQDAKRAVAVAMRNRWRRQKLAPELRDEVSPKNILMIGPTGCGKTEISRRLARLADAPFVKVEATKFTEVGYVGRDVEQIARDLVEEAVRLEKERRRLAVKDKAEEAAMARLLDALVGKDASEATRTAFRQRFEDGHLDEKEIEIEVSDSGGAPFEIPGMGGQVGMINLSDMMGKLTGGKAKRRKMPVSAAWAKLVEEEADKRLDEDEVSRVALADAEANGIVFLDEIDKIAVSDVRGGSVSREGVQRDLLPLIEGTTVATKYGPMKTDHVLFIASGAFHVAKPSDLLPELQGRLPIRVELKALTEADFVRILQDTRASLTEQYRALIGTEGVEVEFTDDGIAAIARIAAEVNGEVENIGARRLATVMEKLLEEVSFEAEDRRGSKVVVDRSYVETQLGAIARNTDLSKYVL
- the hslV gene encoding ATP-dependent protease subunit HslV produces the protein MSELPKWHGTTILSVRKGGKVVVVGDGQVSMGQTVMKPNARKVRRLHDGSVIGGFAGATADAFTLFERLERKLEQHHGQLLRAAVELAKDWRTDKYLRNLEAMMIVADKDVTLILTGNGDVLEPVEGIAAIGSGGNFALAGARGLNEYESDAETICRKAMKIAADLCVYTNDQLTLETLDAAA
- the metC gene encoding cystathionine beta-lyase, with translation MTDGNDAKRRLPTQLVGAGRRSEWTQGIVNVPVWRASTILYEDMAAMGAVGDDTHHRLYYGRRGTPTQWSLADALTQLEPGAAGTLLYPSGVAAVTMALLSVLAPGDELLMVDSTYGPTRAFCARQLKTFGITTRYYDPTIGAGIAELIGERTRAVFMESPGSLTFEVQDVPAIVAAAKARGLVTLLDNTWATPLFFPAMAHGIDLTILACTKYVVGHSDVMLGSVTAAPDRWENLRATTYGFGQCVSPDDAYLGARGLRTMDVRLARHHDNGLKVARWLAEQPEVTRVLHPALPDCLGHELWVRDFKGASGLFAFELDGGDETERAALIDALELFGIGYSWGGFESLAVPADPVRTAAKWEGAGLLVRLHVGLEDADDLIADLAGGLAAFRTARG
- the sseA gene encoding 3-mercaptopyruvate sulfurtransferase, producing MDALVSTEWLAGEIGAPDLRIVDATLVLPEAGRDPAAEFEAEHIPGAVYFNLAELRDTNDPLPSMLPPAEKFASRMQALGLGDGSRIVVYDNSPWKTAARAWWMLKIFGSHDVAILDGGLPKWKAEGRALESGKPSVRHRHFTVWQDETAARTKADLLANLGHEVNEVVDARSSSRFTGEEPETRADVASGHIPGSKNLPYSRLFNADGTWKQGDALRAAFTDAGVNLDKPMITTCGSGITAAVVLFGAHLLGKTDVGLYDGSWSEWGADPATPKATGAA
- the queF gene encoding preQ(1) synthase — its product is MQTTHLGQTSMLPHSPEAATLDYVPNPRPGRPYLVRFTAPEFTSLCPVTGQPDFAHLVIDYAPAETIVESKSLKLFLGAFRNHAAFHEDCTVGIGERLFTEMKPVWLRIGGYWYPRGGIPIDVFWQSGAPPQGMWLPPQDVPGYRGRG
- a CDS encoding YggT family protein, which codes for MPLILDILQYLINIVWWIIVIQAILSWLVAFNVINTSNDFIRQLLYALDRLTEPLYRPIRRILPDLGALDLSPLVVLIILAILSMAINRAYFML